The Pyrenophora tritici-repentis strain M4 chromosome 8, whole genome shotgun sequence genome contains a region encoding:
- a CDS encoding UbiH, 2-polyprenyl-6-methoxyphenol hydroxylase and related FAD-dependent oxidoreductase has protein sequence MPPRISVAAPRSLSSRSTVLVRRRFASSSANVPEIYDVVCVGGGPAGLSLLTGLKASPITSALKVALIEGQDLQKSRLPQDASLDTFSNRCSSLTPASVRNLQEIGAWAHVNAPRVQPYQEMQVWDGVSDARISFDWHTAKPLLSPRNPAQPTTIAYMIENVNTVTALLSRLEQLGGVDFYTSTKVESIELGVDTETMDFSSWPTLKLSNGKTLAARLLVGADGANSPVRTFAGIESRGFDYARHGVVASLKLEGQGWGGPDHKIAYQRFLPTGPIAMLPLPGNMSTLVWSTTPERAAKLKALSQNDFVAMVNAGFRLSPTDLEYLHTLSSGQEEEIAWREKHTPVDERAVPMRVVSAQAGTVASFPLRMRHADTYTGERVALVGDAAHTIHPLAGQGLNQGQGDAATLVRTISHAVQTGQDIGSTLALESYTSERYAENNAMLGVCDKLHRLYSVESGPLVGLRSLGLRAVDSMGSLKSFFMSRAAGGS, from the exons ATGCCGCCTCGAATATCAGTGGCAGCGCCCAGAAGCCTGTCGTCACGATCGACAGTCCTGGTTCGTCGGAGGTTTGCTTCAAGCTCCGCAAATGTCCCCGAGATCTACGATGTCGTCTGTGTAGGCGGCGGGCCAGCAGGATTGAGTTTGCTCACGGGATTGAAAGCGTCGCCAATCACTAGCGCGTTAAAGGTTGCACTCATTGAAGGTCAAGATTTGCAGAAAAGTCGACTACCACAAGATGCGAGTTTGGACACTTTCTCAAATAGATGTAGCTCCCTCACGCCGGCATCTGTGAGAAATCTACAGG AAATTGGAGCATGGGCGCATGTAAATGCACCCAGAGTGCAGCCATACCAGGAGATGCAAGTGTGGGATGGCGTGAGCGATGCGCGCATATCCTTTGACTGGCACACTGCAAAGCCGCTTCTAAGTCCTCGTAACCCTGCACAACCCACGACAATCGCCTACATGATCGAAAACGTCAACACTGTCACAGCCCTTCTTAGCCGGCTTGAACAACTGGGGGGTGTCGATTTCTACACGTCTACAAAGGTCGAGTCAATTGAATTGGGCGTTGATACAGAGACAATGGACTTTTCATCTTGGCCAACTCTCAAGTTGTCAAATGGAAAGACATTGGCCGCTAGGTTGTTGGTGGGAGCTGATGGTGCAAATAGTCCTGTTAGGACATTTGCTGGCATCGAGTCGCGAGGCTTTGACTACGCTAGACACGGTGTGGTGGCCAGTCTGAAGCTGGAGGGACAAGGCTGGGGTGGACCAGACCACAAGATTGCATATCAGCGCTTCTTGCCAACTGGACCAATTGCCATGCTTCCACTCCCTGGCAACATGTCAACACTTGTGTGGAGCACCACGCCCGAACGTGCGGCGAAACTCAAGGCCTTGTCACAGAATGATTTTGTCGCAATGGTCAACGCAGGCTTCCGTCTATCACCAACAGATCTCGAATACCTCCACACTTTATCATCGGGACAAGAAGAGGAAATAGCATGGCGAGAGAAGCACACACCAGTCGATGAACGTGCAGTTCCCATGAGAGTAGTATCAGCCCAAGCCGGCACTGTTGCATCCTTTCCTCTCCGGATGCGACATGCCGATACGTATACCGGGGAACGAGTAGCGCTTGTCGGCGACGCTGCACATACCATACACCCGCTCGCAGGCCAAGGACTAAACCAAGGCCAAGGCGATGCAGCAACTCTCGTCCGAACGATATCGCATGCAGTGCAGACGGGTCAAGATATCGGCTCGACCCTGGCGTTAGAAAGCTACACCAGCGAACGCTATGCGGAAAACAACGCAATGCTAGGTGTGTGCGATAAGCTGCATAGATTGTACAGTGTAGAATCAGGACCCCTTGTCGGACTACGCAGCTTGGGGTTGCGAGCTGTAGATTCAATGGGTTCGCTTAAGAGCTTCTTCATGAGTCGGGCAGCGGGCGGATCGTAG